In one Pseudarthrobacter sp. NBSH8 genomic region, the following are encoded:
- a CDS encoding long-chain fatty acid--CoA ligase, whose protein sequence is MREFSVPPLVVVPPETNITDLVLRQAAKPSNPALFSRLDSAGAWRDVSATDFLADVQALAKGLMASGVGAGDRVGIMSRTRYEWALIDFAIWFAGAVSVPIYETSSPSQVAWNLGDSGAVAAFGEAAHHEDIIRQAATSEGLTALQHVWQLEGSGLDAVREAGRDVSDADLEARRSTAQLSDVATLIYTSGTTGRPKGCELTHGNFVELSDNALALLGDVVNEQAKTIMFLPLAHVFARFISVLAVAAGATVAHTPDIKNLLADLQSYQPTFILAVPRVFEKVYNSALTKAEDGGKGAIFHKATETAIAFSKARQAGHVGLGLKLKHTVFDKLVYGKLRAAMGGNVAHAVSGGGPLGERLGHFFQGIGLQILEGYGLTETTAPISVNTPALIKIGSVGKPLPGNSVKIAEDGEILAKGVCVMRGYYQREDLMADTFADDWFRTGDIGRLDENGFLWITGRKKEIIVTAGGKNVVPALLEDQIRADALVSQVLVVGDNRPFIGALVTLDQEALPGWLQRHGLPATTTLDEAVESPVVKAAVQDLITQANASVSQAEAIKSFRIVASDFTEASGHLTPSMKVKRAQVMKDFETVIEEMYGAPRV, encoded by the coding sequence GTGCGCGAATTCAGTGTTCCGCCTCTGGTTGTTGTCCCACCGGAAACCAACATCACCGATCTTGTGCTTCGGCAGGCAGCCAAGCCCAGCAACCCGGCACTCTTCTCGCGGCTGGACTCCGCAGGCGCGTGGCGGGACGTCTCGGCCACGGATTTCCTGGCGGATGTCCAAGCCCTTGCCAAGGGCCTGATGGCCAGTGGCGTGGGAGCCGGCGACCGGGTGGGCATCATGTCCCGCACACGCTACGAGTGGGCGCTCATCGACTTTGCCATCTGGTTCGCCGGCGCCGTCTCGGTGCCCATCTACGAGACCTCATCGCCGTCGCAGGTTGCCTGGAACCTCGGTGACTCCGGGGCGGTTGCCGCATTCGGCGAGGCCGCCCACCATGAGGACATCATCCGGCAGGCTGCCACGTCCGAAGGCCTCACCGCCCTCCAGCACGTCTGGCAACTCGAAGGCAGCGGACTGGACGCCGTCCGTGAGGCGGGCCGGGACGTCAGCGACGCCGACCTGGAGGCCCGCCGCTCAACGGCACAGCTCAGCGACGTGGCCACCCTCATCTACACTTCGGGCACCACCGGCCGGCCGAAGGGCTGCGAGCTGACCCACGGCAACTTCGTTGAACTGTCCGACAACGCCCTGGCGCTGCTTGGCGACGTGGTCAACGAGCAGGCCAAAACCATCATGTTCCTGCCGTTGGCCCACGTCTTTGCACGGTTCATTTCGGTGCTGGCAGTGGCCGCCGGCGCCACGGTGGCGCACACCCCGGACATCAAGAACCTGCTGGCCGATCTGCAGAGCTATCAGCCCACGTTCATCCTGGCCGTGCCGCGCGTCTTCGAAAAGGTCTACAACTCGGCCCTGACAAAGGCAGAGGACGGCGGCAAGGGTGCCATCTTCCACAAGGCCACGGAGACCGCCATCGCGTTCTCCAAAGCCCGCCAGGCCGGGCACGTTGGCCTGGGGCTGAAACTCAAGCACACGGTGTTCGACAAACTCGTCTACGGCAAGCTGCGCGCGGCCATGGGCGGCAACGTGGCCCATGCCGTGTCCGGCGGCGGCCCGCTTGGGGAACGGCTGGGGCACTTCTTCCAGGGCATCGGCCTGCAGATCCTTGAAGGGTATGGCCTTACCGAGACCACCGCCCCCATTTCGGTCAACACCCCCGCCCTGATCAAGATCGGCTCCGTCGGCAAGCCGCTGCCGGGCAACTCCGTCAAGATCGCCGAAGACGGCGAGATCCTGGCCAAGGGTGTCTGCGTGATGCGCGGCTACTACCAACGCGAAGACCTGATGGCCGATACGTTTGCCGATGACTGGTTCCGCACCGGCGACATCGGAAGGCTCGACGAGAACGGCTTCCTGTGGATCACCGGCCGCAAGAAGGAAATCATTGTCACGGCGGGCGGCAAGAACGTGGTTCCGGCCCTGCTGGAGGACCAGATCCGGGCGGATGCACTGGTCTCCCAGGTCCTGGTGGTGGGCGACAACCGGCCGTTCATCGGCGCCCTGGTGACCCTGGACCAGGAAGCCCTGCCGGGCTGGCTCCAGCGGCACGGGCTGCCCGCCACCACCACGCTTGACGAGGCGGTCGAGAGCCCTGTGGTCAAGGCCGCCGTGCAGGACCTCATCACGCAGGCCAACGCCTCGGTGTCGCAGGCGGAGGCCATCAAGTCATTCCGGATCGTCGCTTCGGACTTCACGGAAGCGTCCGGCCATCTGACGCCGTCCATGAAGGTGAAGCGGGCGCAGGTGATGAAGGACTTCGAGACGGTCATCGAGGAAATGTACGGCGCGCCGCGCGTCTAA
- a CDS encoding ROK family glucokinase, whose translation MYATPPGEPADPLRRPAPWRRRPPLGLRARPRQVETFREHLRLGRKGLAIGIDIGGTKVAAGVVDADGRILSEARRSTPGSDPRAVEQVIVELVDELGAGHRVWSVGIGAAGWMDLDGGTVLFSPHLAWRNEPLRANLERLLRRPVLLTNDADAAAWAEWRFGAGQGEDRLVCITLGTGIGGAMVMDGRVERGRFGVAGEFGHQIIMPGGQRCECGNRGCWEQYASGNALGREARILARANSPVAQELLATVGGDAEQITGTIVTELALAGDAACRELLDEVGEWLGLGLANLAASLDPGLFVIGGGLCSAGDLLVEPARKAFARNLTGRGFRPAAGIELAALGPNAGLIGAADLSRVSSRMR comes from the coding sequence ATGTATGCAACGCCCCCCGGCGAGCCCGCCGATCCGCTCCGACGTCCAGCCCCTTGGCGGCGGCGGCCGCCGCTGGGATTGAGGGCCCGGCCCAGGCAGGTGGAAACGTTCCGGGAGCACCTGCGGCTCGGGCGCAAGGGGCTGGCGATCGGCATCGATATCGGCGGCACCAAGGTCGCCGCCGGCGTGGTAGACGCCGACGGTAGGATTCTGAGCGAGGCCCGGCGGTCGACCCCAGGCAGCGACCCGCGCGCTGTGGAGCAGGTCATCGTCGAGCTCGTGGACGAATTGGGAGCCGGCCACAGGGTCTGGTCGGTGGGCATCGGTGCGGCCGGTTGGATGGATCTGGATGGCGGAACAGTGCTTTTCAGTCCGCACCTCGCCTGGCGCAACGAGCCGTTGCGGGCAAACCTTGAGCGCCTCCTGCGACGCCCTGTGCTACTGACGAACGACGCCGACGCCGCGGCCTGGGCGGAATGGCGCTTTGGTGCGGGGCAGGGGGAGGACCGGCTGGTGTGCATCACCCTCGGCACCGGTATCGGCGGCGCCATGGTGATGGACGGGCGGGTGGAGCGCGGCCGGTTTGGTGTAGCCGGCGAATTCGGCCACCAGATCATCATGCCCGGCGGGCAGCGTTGCGAGTGCGGGAACCGGGGCTGCTGGGAGCAGTACGCTTCGGGTAACGCCTTGGGCCGGGAAGCGAGGATCCTGGCGCGTGCCAATTCGCCGGTTGCCCAGGAACTGCTGGCCACCGTCGGCGGCGACGCAGAGCAGATCACCGGGACGATTGTCACCGAACTGGCACTCGCCGGTGACGCGGCCTGCCGCGAACTCCTTGATGAAGTGGGCGAATGGCTGGGCCTGGGACTGGCGAACCTGGCAGCATCGTTGGATCCCGGACTGTTTGTGATCGGCGGGGGACTCTGCTCGGCAGGTGACCTGCTGGTGGAGCCCGCCCGTAAAGCCTTCGCCCGGAATCTTACCGGCCGGGGCTTCCGTCCGGCGGCCGGAATCGAGCTGGCAGCGCTCGGGCCAAACGCGGGGCTCATCGGAGCGGCCGATCTGTCCCGGGTCAGCAGCCGCATGCGGTGA
- a CDS encoding carboxylesterase has protein sequence MTGVPDHSPFSSTFNGAGARIGVALSHGFTGSPHGLRAWAQSFADAGFAVRMPLLPGHGTSWQDLARTRWPQWHGALDDAYLELDSHCDHVFVAGLSMGGALALRIAASRPVAGVIVVNPGLVIDDPRAPLAGILKLVLKSTPAIANDILKPGMDEGAYPRTPVAAAHELNKMFKDTIRLLPRVTAPVRVFRSTVDHVVSDTSVAALRRGLTNAPLTLTTLENSYHVATLDNDAEEIFRGSADFIRAVVAGTAAARVQEGTAHE, from the coding sequence ATGACCGGCGTACCGGACCACAGCCCTTTCAGCAGCACCTTCAACGGCGCCGGAGCCCGGATCGGGGTGGCCCTCTCCCACGGATTTACGGGCAGTCCGCACGGCCTGCGCGCGTGGGCGCAGTCGTTCGCCGACGCCGGGTTCGCCGTACGCATGCCGCTGCTGCCCGGGCACGGCACCAGCTGGCAGGACCTGGCGCGCACGCGCTGGCCGCAGTGGCACGGCGCACTGGACGACGCCTACCTGGAGCTTGACTCCCACTGCGACCACGTCTTCGTCGCCGGGCTGAGCATGGGCGGCGCGCTGGCCCTGAGAATTGCGGCCAGCCGGCCCGTGGCCGGGGTGATCGTGGTGAACCCCGGCCTCGTTATCGATGATCCCCGAGCGCCCTTGGCCGGCATCCTGAAACTGGTCCTGAAGAGTACTCCGGCCATCGCCAACGACATCCTCAAACCCGGGATGGACGAGGGCGCCTACCCCCGTACGCCCGTGGCTGCGGCCCATGAGCTGAACAAGATGTTCAAGGACACCATCCGGTTGCTCCCCCGCGTCACCGCGCCCGTACGGGTCTTCCGCTCCACCGTGGACCACGTCGTATCGGACACCAGTGTGGCAGCGCTGCGCCGCGGCCTGACAAACGCACCGCTGACACTGACCACGCTGGAGAACAGCTACCACGTGGCAACGCTTGATAACGACGCTGAGGAGATTTTCCGAGGATCTGCCGACTTCATCCGGGCAGTGGTTGCCGGCACGGCAGCAGCCCGGGTCCAGGAGGGTACCGCCCATGAATAG
- a CDS encoding carboxylesterase, producing MTESSIAPRPAAFSYPGHGPNATTGIAICHGFTGSPLSVLPWAEHLAAQGFAVSVPLLPGHGTDWRQLARSNWRDWYGTFESAYLELSARTEQCFVAGLSMGGAIALLTAARHPAAGVSLVNPGLSFYDRRVHVIGVLKYFQRTTLPIQEEQPTAGVTNDGDYSRTPLAAVHELKKLFGTATRGLHQVSTPVQVFKSQSDVVVPATSLLTLRQRLGPHLVEVVDLHNSGHVATLDVDAPEIFARSSAFFLAHTPAAAPSARTAATPHTTSETS from the coding sequence ATGACAGAAAGCAGCATCGCGCCCCGGCCTGCCGCTTTCAGCTACCCCGGCCACGGACCCAATGCCACCACCGGGATTGCCATCTGCCACGGCTTCACCGGCAGCCCCCTGAGCGTCTTGCCCTGGGCAGAGCACCTCGCCGCCCAGGGATTCGCGGTGTCGGTACCGCTTCTTCCCGGCCACGGGACAGATTGGCGTCAGCTCGCGCGCTCAAATTGGCGCGACTGGTACGGGACTTTCGAATCGGCGTACCTGGAGCTGAGCGCCCGGACGGAGCAGTGTTTTGTGGCCGGCCTCTCGATGGGCGGCGCCATTGCGTTGCTGACGGCCGCCAGGCATCCCGCAGCTGGCGTCTCTCTGGTGAATCCCGGCCTTAGCTTCTATGACCGCCGCGTGCATGTCATCGGAGTGCTCAAGTATTTCCAGCGCACTACCTTGCCCATCCAGGAGGAACAGCCGACGGCGGGCGTCACCAATGACGGCGACTATTCGCGGACGCCTTTGGCAGCCGTACATGAGCTCAAGAAGCTTTTCGGCACAGCCACGCGGGGGCTGCACCAGGTCAGCACCCCGGTGCAGGTCTTCAAGTCCCAGTCGGACGTCGTGGTGCCGGCCACCTCGCTCCTGACGCTGCGGCAGCGTTTGGGCCCACACTTGGTGGAAGTAGTGGACCTGCACAACAGCGGACATGTGGCCACGCTCGATGTTGATGCGCCAGAGATATTTGCCCGTTCCAGCGCCTTCTTCCTTGCCCATACACCCGCCGCTGCCCCGTCAGCCCGAACCGCGGCCACACCTCACACCACCTCGGAGACTTCATGA